The DNA sequence atttccTTTCTCTAGAAGATTAAGATCATCAGAAGACCTTTTCAGGGAAGCTTTGACCTGTTTCTGCTAAATGTCCATTTGCTggttgagtcttttatttttttcacttacacTATGAAAATTAATAGTTTCACacatctattttattctttaaaaagttgaagCAACCATCCATCTCTAATGTATTTCTTTATACAATGCGTACATGATGTTTTTATGCTTGTTAAACTATGGTGGGGTTTTCTTATGTTAGAAATCAGAAATGGGGGATGCTAGAAAAAAAGTGTGGCTCATTCAGATTTTTGCTCAAATATAATGAAAGAGTCTGTCATTGAAACCTTTGTTCAAATGTCATACTTTGCCCCACCTCCACACTATATCCCACTtccctgcttcttttcttttcccattgtaCTTAGGATATTCtacctattttttctctttacccCTATCTAGGGTGTAAATTCAAGTAAGACACAGAATTTTCTATCTTAATACTGTCCTCAATACTGAGATTTTTACTCATtatatatttgctgaatgaatgaatgaccatGTATGTAGGAAGTGAATGAGAATCGTATAAATCAACTAAATCTTTATCTTCAATCttgtaaaaatttgaaaagttagTAATTTAAGCTAATATAGCAAAGTTCATAAAAAGTTACAGATTATAGCCtcctataaaactttaaaaagcagaaataagaaaaattttggaaatatcaGGATTAAAGGCTTTTTCTTCATAATTCTTCAACACTGTTTGTTAaaatgtgaatgtattttttcatggaaaataaaactaaaaacatgaCAAATTCCAAAGATTCGACTTGGTTCTTTAACTCATTCAGCTATAACAGCACCTCTATGCTTGCATGACCTGTGTACCCTGCTTCTACTTCTAAGAGTCTTGACTATGTGTGACACTAAATCACTTCAGCACTTTAAAACAACCACCATGTTCAGTTGATATTCCCTAATCTCTTGATCCTTCTGACTTCAGAGTTTCTTGGACATCCTGTGACACCACCTGTTTTCTTTACGCTATAATTCTTCATGCCGTCCACCATGATTTATCTGCAGggtatatacattttctttaggTTCAGCTTTACAACCTTCCCCCATGGCCTGGAGTCTCCAAATGATACCAGACTTGAGAAACTGACCTTATTTCAGAATAATgtggttttacttttttatttgtttgcggttttattagttttatttttaaaaggttttatcTCTTTTACTAATTGTGCACTGAAAAATTATAGTGAAAACCCTGTATATTTTTTAACACTTGTTTTTCatacatagtttttatttatttttgaaaaagagagTATTCATTGCATGCTATTCTACCACAACGCCCTCCCCTTTAACTatttcctgtctcaccatgttCCAACGGTCATTCATAGAGGTCAATCTCATATTTTTCAACAACTCTATCCTATTAGTTTATATGATATCTGTTCATATATCACCTAAGGATGAGCATACATTCTGAGAAATTGATCATTAGGAGATTTAAccattgtgtgaacatcacagaatatacttacacaaactaagatggctatGATGTTACCAGACAACATAATCTCATTGGACTATCACTGTGTATGTAATTTGTGGTTGAccaaaatgtccattttttttaaagcattaatgtGTTATTTAGGGCTCTTAGTTATGGGGAATATAATCTATTCTGATTAGTGTAGGCAAAAATTAACTGTATATAAGGAGTATATATAATTCACTTGAAAGAACTGAAACCATTTTTAAACCAAGATTCCAAGGAAGAAAAGTACCTGAAAATCTCATTGTAGCCCTGGACCATGAAGGGAGCTGCTAACTCTGCCACAATCAGAACACTGTGACAGAGCtgtagcctccagaaccactcaACTCTACCAAAGTCAGAAAGCTGCCAAGTCAGGGAATCACCTTGAAAATCAGGGGACTGCCTAACTGACCCTAAACTCTCTTTGTCTCTACCTCAATCCATACAAGCAAAATGAATGTGGTGCCCTGCTTTTCTCCTTATGTAGCTCTGTTCTAAATCAGAGTCTCATGTGAGTACATGAAATAGGTGAAACCTAAATTATATATGCAACTGGTCTGCATGGGGTCTAGGAAATTACTTGTTGGCTTCTCAGGTCTGTAAATTAACAAGACAATATTTCTACCATGTAAggatacttctttttttaaacatcattgcAGAAGGAACAGGTTGTCTAGGAAAGCTGCTCTAAAGTTTATGTGTTCTGAGTCATTGGAGGTCTGTCTCTGATTAATAATCACACAAGGtgttttttttaaggcaaaataatctttcagtttgtttgtttgcacaGGCGACATCACTGTCCACATGGAACCACaaggatttatgaaaattttgGCTTGTCTTGCCCCACAACTGAATACTTGGAAAAGTATCCCATGTATGGCAATGTTCTTCCACCACAGAGTCTTAAACCTAAGCAAGAATTTCGAGCATGCCGTGGTAAAATGGAAGGAATAACTACATTTAAGTAAATATTGCACAATTACTTgctttacttatatttttctcaACTCTTCTGATGGGAACAAGGTTTTCTAGCTATTAAATATAGTTAG is a window from the Urocitellus parryii isolate mUroPar1 chromosome 6, mUroPar1.hap1, whole genome shotgun sequence genome containing:
- the Saxo2 gene encoding stabilizer of axonemal microtubules 2, with protein sequence MRSKCLCQICTCGRHHCPHGTTRIYENFGLSCPTTEYLEKYPMYGNVLPPQSLKPKQEFRACRGKMEGITTFK